From one Polynucleobacter sp. UK-FUSCHL-C3 genomic stretch:
- the gpmA gene encoding 2,3-diphosphoglycerate-dependent phosphoglycerate mutase translates to MKQLILVRHGQSAWNLENRFTGWADIDLTPTGVEQSLNAGKLLREAGYEFDIAYTSVLKRAIRTLWHIQDSMDLMWVPVVHSWRLNERHYGGLTGLNKAETAAQFGDEQVHIWRRSYEIPPPPLNQEQRAEIAKDPRYFKLNEQDIPQGECLKDTVQRVLPLWNESIAPALKIGKRVILVAHGNSIRALIKHLDQVSDEAIMGINIPNGSPLIYELDDELKPQQHFYLEAK, encoded by the coding sequence ATGAAACAACTCATCCTTGTGCGCCATGGCCAATCTGCGTGGAACCTTGAAAATCGGTTTACGGGCTGGGCCGATATCGATTTAACCCCCACCGGCGTTGAGCAGTCCCTGAATGCCGGAAAGCTTTTAAGGGAGGCGGGTTACGAATTTGATATCGCCTATACCTCGGTTCTCAAAAGAGCAATTCGGACCCTCTGGCATATCCAAGACTCCATGGATCTAATGTGGGTGCCGGTGGTACATAGCTGGCGGCTTAACGAACGGCATTATGGCGGTCTTACCGGTCTTAATAAGGCAGAGACTGCAGCTCAATTTGGGGATGAGCAGGTCCATATCTGGCGCCGCTCTTATGAAATTCCACCCCCACCGCTAAACCAAGAACAGCGCGCAGAAATTGCCAAAGACCCCCGCTATTTCAAGCTAAACGAGCAAGACATCCCCCAAGGGGAATGCCTAAAAGATACCGTGCAGCGCGTTTTGCCCCTATGGAATGAATCCATTGCTCCAGCCCTAAAGATAGGTAAAAGGGTTATCTTGGTTGCTCATGGTAATAGTATTCGCGCTTTGATCAAGCATCTAGACCAAGTCTCCGATGAGGCCATCATGGGCATTAACATCCCCAATGGCAGTCCCTTGATATATGAGCTAGACGATGAACTAAAACCGCAACAACATTTCTATTTAGAGGCAAAATAG
- a CDS encoding HPr family phosphocarrier protein, translated as MPKVDIEIINKLGLHARASAKLSQLASEYPCEVFLSKNGRRINAKSIMGVMMLAAGIGSVVTLETIGEQEDKAIADLCALINDRFGEGE; from the coding sequence ATGCCAAAGGTCGATATTGAGATCATCAATAAATTAGGTTTGCATGCACGCGCCTCGGCCAAGCTTTCTCAATTGGCGAGTGAATATCCTTGTGAAGTATTTCTGAGCAAGAACGGGCGCCGCATTAATGCTAAAAGCATTATGGGGGTGATGATGTTGGCCGCCGGAATTGGAAGTGTCGTAACGCTAGAAACCATTGGCGAGCAAGAGGATAAAGCTATCGCAGATCTTTGCGCTCTAATCAATGACCGTTTTGGCGAGGGTGAGTAG
- the secB gene encoding protein-export chaperone SecB → MSDAAPNSATGTNDPSFVIQRIYLKDLSLEQPNAPGILLVASEPQIQVELDIAVDRLTDELFEVALLSTVTARVDGKVMFLVEAKQAGIFEFKNIPPEQIDPMLGITCPTIIFPYLRSNVADIISRAGFQPIHLSDINFHGMYENRLAQAEAAQGAQAGSGDAESKIILPN, encoded by the coding sequence ATGAGTGATGCTGCACCTAATTCTGCAACGGGTACTAATGACCCCTCCTTTGTGATTCAACGCATTTATTTAAAAGATTTATCTTTAGAACAGCCTAATGCACCAGGCATTTTATTGGTCGCAAGCGAACCACAAATTCAGGTAGAGCTTGATATTGCAGTAGATCGTTTGACCGATGAGTTATTTGAGGTTGCGCTACTGAGCACAGTTACAGCGAGGGTAGATGGTAAGGTTATGTTCTTGGTTGAGGCAAAACAAGCAGGTATTTTTGAGTTCAAAAATATTCCACCAGAGCAGATTGACCCGATGCTTGGTATTACATGCCCAACAATAATCTTCCCATATTTGCGCTCCAACGTTGCCGATATTATTAGTCGCGCAGGCTTTCAACCCATTCATCTCTCGGATATTAACTTTCATGGCATGTATGAGAATCGCTTGGCGCAAGCCGAAGCCGCGCAAGGTGCTCAAGCGGGTTCTGGTGACGCAGAAAGCAAGATTATCCTGCCCAACTAA
- a CDS encoding PTS sugar transporter subunit IIA, producing the protein MPGILIVAHTPIASSMLGFIEHTYGELPVRVAAVDIPPHEDVRMSEERVMTAATQVKSAAGILVLTDLMGATPANVASRLTKPGLLDCKILVLAGINLPMLMRAISYRGDGLESVALKAMQGGQNGIVRLGTPVTHVDTSVNEKVGDP; encoded by the coding sequence ATGCCCGGTATCTTAATTGTGGCGCATACGCCGATTGCAAGTTCCATGCTGGGGTTTATTGAGCACACTTATGGTGAACTGCCAGTTCGGGTTGCAGCAGTCGATATTCCACCTCACGAAGATGTGCGCATGAGTGAAGAGAGGGTAATGACAGCGGCAACGCAAGTCAAAAGTGCGGCTGGCATTTTGGTCTTAACGGATTTAATGGGCGCCACTCCCGCTAATGTGGCGTCCCGTTTAACAAAACCGGGTTTATTAGATTGCAAGATTTTGGTCTTAGCCGGTATCAATTTGCCAATGCTAATGCGAGCAATTTCCTATCGAGGCGATGGCTTGGAATCCGTTGCCCTTAAGGCGATGCAAGGGGGACAAAACGGTATTGTTCGGCTGGGGACACCAGTTACTCATGTAGATACCTCTGTAAATGAAAAGGTTGGGGATCCATAA
- the moeB gene encoding molybdopterin-synthase adenylyltransferase MoeB, translating to MNDEQLLRYSRHLLLEEIDIAGQEQLLNSHVLVIGAGGLGSACAPYLVAAGVGQITLVDHDRVELTNLQRQIMHQNNSVGMTKVGSGKRFLNSLNPGIIINAIKQKADEALLEELVIKASVVIDCTDNFATRHLINRAAFKHKKVLVLGAAIGFDAQVSVFDFRQPSSPCYACVFPPDPNFAETNCASMGVFSPLVGIIGSLQAAQALQILIGFGEPLLGRLLIWNARNSQIDEIKIRRNPDCPVCGAHRQ from the coding sequence ATGAATGACGAGCAATTACTACGATACTCTAGGCACCTTCTGCTCGAAGAGATTGATATTGCGGGTCAAGAGCAATTACTCAATAGCCATGTTTTAGTGATTGGTGCAGGCGGCTTAGGCTCTGCATGTGCTCCCTATTTAGTTGCAGCAGGAGTGGGTCAAATTACCCTAGTGGATCACGATCGGGTTGAGCTTACTAACTTACAGCGTCAGATCATGCATCAAAACAACAGTGTTGGCATGACTAAGGTTGGGTCTGGAAAACGATTTCTAAATAGCCTTAATCCTGGGATCATCATTAATGCCATCAAACAAAAAGCCGATGAAGCATTACTTGAAGAGCTTGTCATAAAGGCATCGGTGGTGATTGATTGCACCGATAATTTTGCGACCCGTCATCTCATTAATCGAGCCGCCTTCAAACATAAGAAAGTGCTGGTCTTAGGAGCGGCAATTGGATTTGACGCTCAAGTCAGTGTATTTGATTTTAGGCAACCGAGCTCACCCTGTTATGCCTGTGTTTTCCCACCAGACCCCAATTTTGCTGAAACTAATTGCGCCAGTATGGGCGTCTTCTCTCCACTAGTTGGAATTATTGGCTCGCTCCAGGCCGCACAAGCCTTACAAATCTTGATTGGTTTTGGTGAGCCTCTCCTGGGGCGACTACTCATTTGGAATGCCCGTAATTCGCAAATCGATGAAATCAAGATACGACGAAATCCCGACTGCCCGGTATGCGGGGCTCACCGTCAATAA
- a CDS encoding S41 family peptidase — protein sequence MRQLFRNIALIGIGLVAGIAATIQLSATAQQGTNTLPLDELRTLSNVFGQIKREYVEPIEDKQLLTDAVKGMVSSLDPHSAYLDKKDFSEMQEQTAGKFAGLGIEITSEDGLVKVLNPIEGSPAAKAGLQAGDLITRLDDKPVRGMSLDKAVRTMRGTPGTKITLTIFRKSEERTFPVTITRAEIKVQSIKAKIVDNNIAWVRITSFQERTIPDLAKKLAELANKDPKLKGLVLDLRNNGGGLLQGAVGVAAAFLPPGAVIVSTKGQAPDSKQVFNAVPAMYKLNESGDPLDEVPPLFKKIPMVVLVNAYSASASEIVAGALQDFKRATIIGKTTFGKGSVQTVRPLSNDSALKITTAYYYTPNGRSIQAFGIKPDIPVDQNKDGDPDDVLITREIDSEKHLRNKQSSEEALIKDREKRRLQELQLIEERNAKKTPEEREKDKSKRPPEFGSNDDFMLQQAVAFLSGQTVKRSASKLE from the coding sequence ATGCGCCAGCTATTTAGAAATATTGCCCTCATAGGAATCGGATTAGTCGCCGGGATTGCCGCGACCATTCAACTCTCTGCTACTGCTCAACAGGGCACTAATACCCTTCCTTTAGATGAGCTCCGGACACTCTCGAATGTCTTTGGGCAAATTAAACGCGAGTATGTAGAGCCCATTGAGGATAAGCAATTGTTAACTGATGCGGTCAAGGGCATGGTCAGCAGTCTTGATCCACACTCCGCCTATTTGGATAAAAAAGATTTTTCTGAGATGCAAGAGCAAACTGCTGGCAAGTTTGCGGGTCTCGGTATTGAGATTACCTCGGAAGACGGTTTGGTCAAGGTGCTTAATCCGATTGAAGGATCGCCCGCTGCAAAGGCAGGCCTCCAAGCAGGTGATCTAATCACGCGCTTAGACGATAAGCCTGTCCGTGGCATGTCTTTAGATAAAGCAGTGCGCACTATGCGCGGCACTCCAGGTACTAAAATTACCCTCACGATTTTCCGCAAGAGTGAAGAACGCACCTTCCCGGTGACGATTACACGTGCAGAAATTAAAGTGCAATCGATCAAAGCAAAAATTGTGGATAACAATATTGCATGGGTTCGTATTACGAGCTTCCAAGAACGCACCATTCCTGATCTTGCTAAAAAATTAGCTGAGCTTGCCAATAAAGATCCAAAGCTAAAAGGCTTAGTGCTCGATCTGCGTAATAATGGCGGCGGTCTGTTGCAAGGCGCTGTTGGAGTGGCGGCGGCCTTCTTGCCCCCAGGTGCAGTCATTGTTTCTACAAAAGGACAGGCTCCTGACTCCAAACAGGTATTTAATGCAGTGCCTGCCATGTATAAGCTTAATGAGTCCGGCGACCCTCTCGATGAGGTTCCACCTCTCTTCAAAAAAATACCGATGGTCGTTCTGGTGAACGCTTATTCTGCATCCGCTTCTGAGATCGTTGCAGGCGCTCTGCAAGACTTCAAGCGCGCCACCATCATTGGTAAGACCACCTTTGGTAAGGGCTCTGTGCAAACCGTTAGACCGCTTAGCAATGACTCTGCACTCAAAATTACGACAGCCTATTACTACACGCCCAATGGTCGATCGATTCAGGCGTTTGGAATTAAACCGGATATTCCGGTTGATCAGAATAAAGATGGCGATCCTGACGATGTGTTAATCACTCGTGAAATCGATAGTGAAAAACATTTACGCAATAAGCAATCTTCAGAAGAAGCATTAATTAAAGACCGTGAGAAGCGCCGCCTTCAAGAGCTGCAGCTAATTGAAGAGCGCAACGCCAAGAAGACGCCTGAAGAACGAGAAAAAGATAAAAGTAAGCGCCCTCCTGAGTTTGGAAGCAACGATGATTTTATGTTGCAACAGGCTGTTGCTTTTCTGAGCGGTCAAACTGTGAAGCGCTCAGCATCCAAGCTTGAATAG
- the ptsP gene encoding phosphoenolpyruvate--protein phosphotransferase, with product MSFALHGVSVSKGIAIGKAVLISRAALEVSHYLVEPGTEELEANKLLQAFERVSNELSALKTTLPKDAPQEMAAFLDVHQMILSDPTLAQKPLELIRQKRLNAAWALTTELNDLLEQFSEIEDPYLKERGNDIRQVAERVIKAIHSQNRQTVIGGEGLISGDFDDGTIVVAHDIAPHDMLRFKENDLSGFVTDLGGKTSHTAIVARSLEIPALVGIRHASDIIEHGDWLIIDGNAGIVIVAPDEALLSEYRTLQSEQYRKTQKLQELKYSPTKTKDGVDIELFANIELPEDTRHAIELGSVGIGLFRSEFLFMNQQHGLPDEEKQYQEYTRAVEAMFGLPVNIRTIDIGSDKSLSGAETGSTGTSPLGLRAIRWSLSEPEIFLTQLRAILRASAHGKVRLLLPMLAHAQEIYESLRLIDKAKQQLRERSQAFNPNIEVGAMIEVPAAALMMPLFVKHFDYLSIGTNDLIQYTLAIDRADHAVAHLYDPLNPAVLNLIASVIRQAQKANVPIAVCGEMAGDPALTKLLLAMGLTDFSMHFSQLLLVKREILQADTRKLKKHIDELLASFDPVEQSKIINRLDSIH from the coding sequence ATGAGTTTTGCTCTCCATGGCGTATCAGTTTCAAAAGGGATTGCTATTGGTAAAGCAGTACTGATTTCGCGGGCGGCACTCGAGGTTAGCCATTATTTAGTTGAGCCAGGAACCGAAGAGCTCGAGGCAAATAAACTATTGCAAGCATTTGAGCGGGTCAGTAATGAGTTGAGTGCTCTAAAGACTACATTGCCAAAAGATGCCCCTCAAGAGATGGCTGCATTTTTAGATGTTCATCAAATGATTTTGTCAGACCCAACCTTGGCACAAAAGCCACTCGAGTTGATTCGTCAAAAGCGTTTAAATGCTGCGTGGGCCTTAACTACAGAGTTAAATGATCTGCTCGAGCAATTTTCGGAGATTGAGGATCCGTATCTTAAAGAGCGAGGCAATGATATTCGGCAGGTTGCAGAACGCGTTATAAAGGCAATCCATTCGCAAAATCGTCAAACAGTGATCGGGGGTGAAGGTTTAATCTCCGGTGACTTTGACGATGGAACAATTGTGGTGGCTCATGACATTGCACCTCACGATATGTTGCGTTTTAAGGAGAACGACTTAAGCGGATTTGTAACGGATTTAGGGGGGAAGACCTCACACACTGCAATTGTGGCACGCAGTTTAGAGATTCCGGCACTGGTCGGCATCCGCCATGCGAGTGACATTATCGAGCACGGTGATTGGTTAATTATTGATGGTAATGCGGGGATTGTGATTGTGGCGCCCGATGAGGCTCTGCTAAGTGAATACCGCACTTTGCAATCTGAACAATATCGTAAGACCCAAAAATTACAAGAGCTCAAATATAGTCCGACCAAAACAAAAGATGGTGTTGATATTGAACTCTTTGCCAATATCGAGTTACCCGAAGATACTAGACACGCAATTGAATTGGGCTCTGTGGGCATCGGCTTATTCCGTTCAGAGTTCTTATTTATGAACCAACAGCACGGCCTGCCCGATGAAGAAAAGCAATATCAAGAATATACGCGTGCTGTTGAGGCTATGTTTGGCTTGCCCGTAAATATTCGAACGATTGATATTGGCTCTGATAAATCCTTGTCCGGAGCGGAGACCGGGAGTACGGGCACGTCACCGTTAGGTTTAAGAGCAATTCGGTGGTCATTATCAGAGCCTGAGATTTTTTTAACCCAACTGCGCGCTATTTTGCGGGCATCGGCTCACGGTAAGGTACGACTCTTATTGCCAATGTTAGCGCACGCTCAAGAGATTTATGAAAGTCTTCGCTTGATCGATAAAGCAAAACAACAGCTTCGCGAACGTAGTCAGGCTTTTAATCCAAATATTGAAGTGGGCGCCATGATTGAGGTACCAGCGGCTGCTTTGATGATGCCTCTCTTTGTAAAACATTTTGATTATTTATCGATTGGTACTAATGACTTAATTCAGTACACCTTGGCAATCGATCGAGCTGATCATGCGGTCGCTCATCTATACGATCCATTAAATCCAGCGGTACTAAATTTGATTGCTTCGGTCATTCGGCAGGCCCAAAAGGCGAACGTGCCAATTGCAGTATGCGGGGAGATGGCAGGAGATCCAGCGCTAACTAAGCTTTTATTGGCAATGGGGCTTACTGATTTCTCAATGCACTTTAGTCAACTACTATTAGTTAAGCGTGAGATTTTGCAAGCGGATACACGAAAGCTGAAAAAGCATATTGATGAGCTCTTAGCCTCTTTTGATCCTGTAGAACAAAGCAAAATAATTAATCGCCTAGATTCAATCCACTAA
- the gshA gene encoding glutamate--cysteine ligase: protein MVPHLITALSGPLLELESKVLEATPTIERWFRLEWQEHTPPFYCSVDLRNSGFKLSPVDTNLFPGGFNNLSPEMLPLAVQAAMAAIEKICPEAKNLLLIPERHTRNTFYLQNIACLSSILRQAGLNVRLGTLSDEIKKPTAIDLPEGGRLVLEPLTRLGLRKTRLGLKDFDPCSILLNNDLSAGIPPILENVHEQYLLPGLHAGWPIRRKSNHFLAYEELAKKFAKLINIDPWMINPYFARCSGMNFHEQKGEEQLMAAVDQVLKKTAKKYREYGIKDKPYVVVKPDAGTYGMGVMIAHDANDLKNLNRRDRNKMSVVKEGLEVSDVIVQEGVYTFEKVNEAVAEPVVYMIDRYVVGGFYRVHTDRGPDENLNAPGMHFVPLAFEQNAMPDMRAKPGSAAPNRFYLYGVVARLALLAASLELERTDPDAEAA from the coding sequence ATGGTCCCGCATCTTATTACCGCCCTTAGTGGCCCCCTTCTAGAGCTTGAGTCCAAAGTACTCGAGGCAACTCCGACAATAGAGCGCTGGTTTAGGCTGGAGTGGCAGGAACATACCCCGCCCTTTTATTGCTCGGTTGATTTGCGTAACTCTGGCTTTAAATTATCCCCCGTTGATACCAATCTCTTCCCGGGCGGCTTTAATAACCTTTCTCCGGAGATGCTCCCTCTGGCAGTTCAAGCTGCCATGGCTGCGATTGAGAAGATCTGCCCCGAAGCTAAAAACCTATTACTAATCCCCGAACGCCATACCCGCAATACTTTCTATTTGCAAAACATCGCTTGTTTGTCATCGATTCTGCGACAAGCTGGTCTTAATGTTCGCTTGGGCACTTTATCGGATGAAATTAAGAAACCGACTGCGATTGATTTACCAGAGGGGGGACGTTTAGTTTTAGAGCCTCTGACCCGTTTAGGTTTGCGCAAAACGCGTTTGGGCTTAAAAGACTTTGATCCTTGCTCAATCCTGCTCAATAATGATTTATCAGCAGGCATTCCACCCATTTTAGAAAATGTCCATGAGCAATATTTATTGCCCGGTTTGCATGCTGGCTGGCCAATACGACGTAAGTCCAATCATTTCTTGGCCTATGAAGAGCTTGCCAAGAAATTTGCCAAATTAATCAATATTGATCCGTGGATGATTAACCCCTATTTTGCTCGCTGTTCAGGAATGAACTTTCATGAGCAGAAGGGTGAAGAACAATTAATGGCAGCGGTTGATCAAGTACTCAAGAAAACTGCTAAGAAGTATCGCGAGTACGGAATAAAAGACAAGCCTTATGTTGTTGTGAAACCCGATGCTGGAACCTATGGCATGGGGGTCATGATTGCCCATGATGCAAATGATCTGAAGAATTTAAATCGACGCGATCGTAACAAAATGAGCGTGGTTAAAGAAGGTCTAGAGGTTAGTGATGTGATCGTACAAGAAGGTGTGTATACCTTTGAGAAGGTGAATGAAGCAGTCGCTGAACCCGTGGTTTATATGATTGATCGCTATGTGGTGGGCGGTTTCTATCGCGTTCATACAGATCGCGGCCCGGATGAGAACTTGAATGCCCCCGGTATGCATTTTGTGCCATTGGCATTTGAACAAAATGCAATGCCAGACATGCGGGCAAAGCCCGGAAGTGCTGCACCTAATCGTTTCTATTTATATGGCGTGGTGGCCCGCTTGGCCCTGCTAGCTGCCTCACTTGAGCTGGAGCGAACCGATCCAGACGCAGAGGCTGCCTAG
- a CDS encoding rhodanese-like domain-containing protein, with product MDFLAQTDNLVLAALMIISGMALFMPTLSTLMTGKGLSPTDATIWINRRKANVIDLRSEEDFKAGHLPNAKNLALESLDAGLKALKLDQKLPVVLIGRGSAHSQKAAKELRKLGFAEVGVLDGGIGAWHTSGLPLIK from the coding sequence ATGGACTTCTTAGCTCAAACAGACAATTTAGTACTCGCCGCCTTAATGATCATTTCAGGTATGGCTCTATTCATGCCGACATTATCAACCCTAATGACTGGCAAGGGTCTAAGCCCTACCGATGCGACGATTTGGATAAACCGTCGCAAAGCAAATGTGATTGATTTGCGCTCGGAGGAGGATTTTAAGGCAGGCCATTTGCCCAATGCTAAAAATCTAGCCTTGGAGAGCCTTGATGCCGGCCTGAAGGCTTTGAAATTAGATCAGAAATTGCCAGTAGTATTGATTGGTCGTGGATCAGCGCATTCCCAAAAGGCTGCCAAAGAATTACGAAAATTAGGATTTGCTGAGGTGGGCGTTTTAGACGGTGGAATCGGTGCCTGGCATACCTCTGGTTTGCCTTTGATCAAGTAG
- the gshB gene encoding glutathione synthase: MKLLFITDPLDSFKVEKDTTLAMMRVAQSAGHEIWYTQSHDLLWGQGKARARAQPLTITSDLIWYRLGEVEEHSLDYFTAVLMRQDPPFTVEYLTSTWILSAAVLQGARVFNNPDAVRNHSEKLSITEFPQFIPPTLVTRDIHAIRDFHGLHHDIVIKPLDGMGGMGVFRVGSNGLNLGSIVETLGENGSRTLMAQRFLPEITAGDKRVLLIGGEVMPYALARIPQGTEIRGNLAVGGKGLAMALTAREEEIANHLAPILAQRGLFLVGLDMIGGYLTEINVTSPTCFVEIAQQTDYDVAKKWLTRLEKELA, encoded by the coding sequence ATGAAACTTCTTTTTATTACCGACCCGCTTGATTCTTTTAAGGTAGAAAAAGATACCACCTTAGCCATGATGCGTGTCGCTCAAAGTGCCGGGCATGAAATTTGGTATACACAAAGCCATGATTTATTGTGGGGTCAAGGCAAAGCCAGGGCGCGAGCCCAGCCTCTAACAATAACGAGCGATCTGATTTGGTATCGATTAGGCGAAGTTGAAGAACACTCTTTAGACTACTTTACTGCGGTCTTGATGCGCCAAGATCCACCGTTCACGGTCGAGTATTTAACAAGCACTTGGATATTGTCAGCAGCAGTGCTGCAGGGTGCGCGGGTGTTTAATAATCCAGATGCTGTTCGTAATCATTCAGAAAAGTTATCCATTACTGAGTTCCCTCAATTTATTCCTCCCACCTTGGTAACGCGGGATATTCATGCGATACGGGATTTTCATGGGCTACATCACGATATTGTTATTAAGCCATTAGATGGCATGGGTGGCATGGGCGTATTTCGGGTGGGCTCCAATGGTCTAAATCTAGGAAGTATTGTTGAGACTCTGGGTGAAAACGGTTCGCGCACTTTAATGGCGCAGCGATTTCTCCCAGAAATTACAGCCGGAGACAAGCGGGTTCTCTTAATTGGTGGCGAGGTAATGCCTTATGCATTAGCCAGAATTCCGCAAGGAACGGAGATACGTGGCAATCTAGCAGTGGGCGGCAAGGGTTTAGCCATGGCGCTGACAGCCCGTGAAGAAGAGATAGCAAATCATCTTGCACCCATATTAGCGCAGCGCGGATTATTTTTGGTGGGCCTAGACATGATTGGGGGATATTTAACAGAGATTAATGTAACTAGCCCAACTTGTTTTGTAGAAATCGCTCAACAAACCGATTACGATGTTGCAAAAAAATGGTTAACACGACTTGAAAAGGAGTTAGCGTAA
- the grxC gene encoding glutaredoxin 3, with protein MPEVLMYSTRVCPYCVMAEKLLQKKGVLNLQKVLIDVDPSRREEMMTRTGRRTVPQIYIGDHHIGGYDDLAALDRAGGLDPLLG; from the coding sequence ATGCCTGAAGTATTGATGTATAGCACCCGTGTCTGCCCATACTGCGTAATGGCAGAAAAGCTCTTACAAAAAAAAGGTGTACTGAATCTTCAGAAAGTGTTGATTGATGTCGACCCCAGTCGGCGTGAAGAAATGATGACCCGTACGGGTCGCAGAACAGTTCCACAGATCTATATTGGCGATCACCACATTGGCGGTTATGACGATCTTGCAGCATTAGATCGCGCAGGCGGGCTTGATCCCCTGCTAGGATAA
- a CDS encoding NAD(P)H-dependent glycerol-3-phosphate dehydrogenase, translated as MNITVLGGGAWGTAIALSAARHHAPYSVCLWARDPQQMQALQIDAENKQYLPGISLPTELLLEADFQKALGRLRLGDLLVIATPMSGLSQILGDVLIQAKHPLNILYLCKGLEPNTALLPHQVLQRELAKHPSHTHAFGVLSGPSFAREVGEGLPCALTVASHQKEFCELVQQVFHHGNIRVYASDDLIGVELGGAIKNVLAIAAGIGDGLGLGMNARAALLTRGLAEMMRLTKAAGGKSETCMGLTGLGDLILTATGDLSRNRRVGLSLAAGQDLEHVLHALGHVAEGVLCAKAVTDLAKRLQVEMPICATVVEVLNGKLTVEQGVQALMGREPKAES; from the coding sequence ATGAATATCACGGTTCTTGGTGGTGGAGCATGGGGTACGGCAATCGCCCTATCTGCAGCCCGCCATCATGCCCCTTATTCGGTCTGTTTATGGGCGCGTGACCCACAACAGATGCAGGCACTGCAAATCGATGCAGAGAACAAACAATATTTACCCGGTATTTCGCTCCCTACGGAACTTCTACTAGAGGCTGATTTTCAAAAAGCTCTGGGCAGATTGCGCTTAGGCGACCTATTGGTTATTGCTACACCAATGTCTGGGTTGTCCCAAATCTTAGGGGATGTATTGATACAAGCGAAACATCCGCTCAATATTTTGTACCTATGCAAAGGACTAGAGCCCAATACTGCCTTATTGCCGCATCAAGTATTACAGCGTGAGCTAGCAAAGCATCCAAGCCATACGCATGCTTTTGGAGTTTTGTCAGGGCCGAGCTTTGCGCGAGAGGTCGGTGAAGGTTTGCCGTGTGCGCTAACGGTCGCTAGCCATCAAAAAGAGTTCTGTGAATTAGTCCAGCAGGTATTTCATCATGGAAATATTCGTGTATATGCCAGCGATGATTTAATTGGAGTGGAACTAGGCGGCGCGATTAAGAATGTCCTTGCGATTGCCGCAGGAATTGGTGATGGACTAGGCTTGGGAATGAATGCACGGGCTGCATTACTAACACGTGGCTTAGCAGAAATGATGCGTTTAACCAAGGCAGCCGGCGGTAAGAGTGAGACCTGCATGGGCTTAACTGGTTTAGGCGATTTAATTTTGACCGCAACCGGTGATTTATCACGTAATCGGCGCGTTGGCTTGTCCTTGGCAGCAGGCCAAGATCTAGAACACGTTTTACACGCATTAGGCCATGTGGCAGAGGGTGTCTTGTGCGCTAAAGCAGTGACTGATTTAGCAAAGCGCCTTCAGGTAGAAATGCCAATTTGTGCCACCGTTGTGGAGGTTTTAAATGGCAAATTAACCGTTGAGCAAGGCGTGCAGGCTCTCATGGGACGCGAACCCAAGGCCGAGTCTTAA